Part of the Malaclemys terrapin pileata isolate rMalTer1 chromosome 17, rMalTer1.hap1, whole genome shotgun sequence genome, TTCCAGTTCTCATGAAGACACTCACAGCTCAAATGGAAAAGATGGAAATGGCTCCCCTAATTCCTGTTCAAAGTTTAAGATAGATCCTAATAAAATCACAAATTTGAAAACCCAGGTACAGAATGCTGGTTGGACCACAAAACTACTACAGTTAATGAAGCAATCCGCTTCAAATTCAGAAATAGACCAACAACAGTCTCACTCTGAGTCTCTCTATACAAGTAAAGATGGCAGCAGAGATCAGGAAGCGAATATTTTGAGTGAAGGTGAAACCTCAGTTAACTTTAATACTTCAAATGGTTCTGAAAATAAACAGGAGAACAGCATGAACAGTACTTTTCAAATCAAGCTGCTCTCTCTTAAGCAGGAATCAAATGATACCAAGGCAGATTAttcaaattcctttaaaaaagagGCTGGCTTGGAAGAAAGTGAAAGTGGCGATGAAGACGACAATATTCCACTTGCTACGTTTAAAcgttatttaaagaaaaagagatCCTTTTCAAGAAGATCGAGTTCTTTGCGAAAGCCATTACTGAATAAAGACCTTAACACAGAGATACCAGATCAAGGGCAATCTAATACTGGCAGTTTATGCCCAAAGAGAAGTGACCTCAAAGATCAAAAAGTGAGCATGCAACGTACGGATGAAACTTCAGCAAATTTTAACATTCCATCTAGTTCTGAAAATAAAGGGGAGATACCTAGGAATGCTCCTCTAATCAGTCCGCCCTTGATTAAGCACGAATCAACTGACAGACTGTTAGATTTTTCAAGATATTATAAAGAAGAAGGTGattcagaggaaaaaataaatattgaagatAATGCAGAAATTGCAAGTGATTTGGTAAAAAAGAAATCTGGAGCTAGCCCCTTAACAGACTCTCAGATTGATAGAGACCTTGATAAATTATCCTTAGCTGCTTATGCCAAAGGTGTCAATTTTCCTGTTGCCTCAAGCCAAGAACACTCAATACATCGGTGTGACATTAAAAGGAAAGTAAAAGGTGCTGTTAGATCATCCACAAAGGGCCAAAGTAATGAGTCCTCTTCTGATACAGATTGTCCCAACAATGAAGTCATTGTCATTTCAGATTCCTCTTCTGATGAGGAAAAAAAGTTGGGTATTAAGAAGCCAGTAAAAAAAGAGGTGTGTGTATGTCCAGAAAAACAACCTTTAACATCTGGCTATGTTTCTGATAGTGCAAACAAAAAAGAGCAATTGAAGACTCATAGCTCCCCGTTGCCGTGTGAGGAACATAATTCTCAGTTTTTTGAGTTTGAAACTGAAGATGATGTCTTTTCAGTCTGGCAAGATTCTCAGATAAACGATGAAGAAGTGAATCAGGCACAGGAACAAGACTCTAACTTGACATCAACAAGTACTCCAGATAGTTTTGAGTTGGCAGATCGTACAAATGACTGGGGTTATGATACAGATTACATCAGTGATGATGTCATTGAAAAAGCAGAAGAGATTGTTGAAAGGCAGGTAGATTCTCTCTCTCATAAGAAAGTTAGTAAAACTGGCACAAAATCTGAGGCACCTTTTCAAGAGCCTGCTATCAAGGGAAATGCAACTGCTCAGTCTGAGAATTTTACTCAGCCAGATGCTGTTGCTAAAGACCATGCCAAAAACACAGGCTTGATGGAGCCCAGAGCATCTACATCTAGTGTATCATTAGCTTCAAAGTTGATTATTAAAAAAAGCACTTTAAGCCCAGGCAGAAGTTTAGCAAAATCCAAGATGGTAAGAACTGCTCTTAGAAGTCCCAGAAAAATGAGCCTTAAAActgtacaaaacaaaaaacttgctCAAACTAGTTCTAGAAATACTGAGCTTCGCAGATCAACCCCTGCTGTAGTTCCTCCAAAGAAAGTTCGCCAATGTCCTGAGCCAACTTTAACTGTGGAAAAACTTGGCCTAAAAAAGGCCCCCCGCAAAGCATTTGAGTTATCCCAGCGATCCTTAGATAGTCTGGCTGAATTGCGCAGCTATGGGAAAGCTGCTGGGGCAGTTCAGACTCCACAGAAACAAAAAACTAAATTAATTGCTCCACAGAATCTAGTTATAAAACATAATAGAAAAATGTTAGCCTGCCAAGATCTTCAGTTTTTAAGGCAGATAAGACCCACAcaagtggggagagggaaaaatcAGGTAGGAAGTTCTGAGgacagaagcaaaaaaataactaaaaagtctGATCCAAGGCATCCTATACAACAGCCGGTGGCTTTTGACCCAGTATCTGCTGCAGGAACTagtgaaaaacaaaaagagaggagAGCAGAGCAGATATGCTATCCCTCAAGCAATGgtggaaaaaaggtgagaaaaagCTTCTCATCTGAGAGAGAGGAAGTCCAAACCACACATATGGATAAAATGACGCCACATGCTTCTAAGGAATCTAACATGAAAATAGAAGAAAACAATATGGCAGGTCCTGCATTACAGATCGAATCATGTTTTTCTTCATCTTTAACTGGAGACTACAAAAATGAACCTGCAGAGAGAGAATATGTTGTCCCTCTGGTTTCCCCATCTACGCCTCACTTTGAGGGGGCATCTCTGAAAGAGAGCAAGCCTACATTAAATGAAAACAGTGATGAagatgatttatttttaactcaGTTAGATCCTGTGGATATGGAAATGTGTTCACAGATGGAAAATATTGGCGATATTATAATAGCTAGTGAAAAAGAGCCACTAGACACGAAAGTTGATGCTGCTGAAAGTCTGCTGCAGAATGAGCCCTTAGGTATTTTGAAGTGTAAATGCAAAGATTGTACAGAACAGGTGGAAAAGGCAGGGGAGTACTGTAGTAAGCATTCTGCCACCAGTGCTTCAGATCATCTCTTTATCAAGCCAAGTTTACCACCACCTAAGCCTGAAAAACCTTCCACTACTAAACATTTCAGCTCAAATAGCTCTTCACGGAGTGACATCCTCACCAAGGATTTTGAAAATAATTCAAAGCGCTCATTGCCGTCAAAAGCCAAGTCAAAAGTGGTAAAATCCAGTGTCTCCAAGACAGGGAATCCAAAAGCTGTATCATCAGAGAACCAGATATTCAAGATCCCAAGTTTCAGCAGTAGTCTTCAGTCCCAGAGTTCCAGCAATGTTCTCCGGCCCCAGAACATGCAGACAAACAGTACTTCACGTTTTCCCAACAGGTCTGCCTCGGGGGCTCATTCAGGGCAAGAAAGAGGTCTCCCTTCCTTTCCACAAGCAAATGCTCTTGTCACTCAACAGCGTGATCATAGTATTTTTGTTACAGAGGTCCTGAAATGGAACTATGAAATGTTTGTCAGCTTGAGCCAGTTTGGACTTCCATATAATCTTCAATCCATTATGGTCTCTGTTCCTGTCAAATTTCATGGATACAATgactattttaatacatttttcccCTTGATGATGCTAAACGCCTTTGAAACAGTAAGTAACGTACCTGCTTTTTTTATGAAACTGTTACCATTTTAAGTTTGTTTTCATCAAGCATAGAAAATTTTAGGAAGAGCTAAAAAGTGCTAGGTACCTGCTCATCttaacttctgaaaatgttattgtgccttgatttaaaaaaaaaaatcttaatatttGTACATCTCTGGGAAGGACAGGGTTAGAGGTTAAAATGTTATAGATTAATTTAGTGCTCAAAACAATGACAGCCCATGAGCACTGTTGCCATGCCTTCTTCGCTCCCATCCACTAcaactgagctctttcagtgcactTTAAAAAGGCCACCTGCAAAggggaaaaattgggtttgtgctcctttttcttcatagTGTATAAAGAAGGCCTAAAAGGGAAAATCTCAATGTCTTTTTACAATAAAAAGTCAGGTCTTGGCtattttgttttccaaaatatATTAAGAATGAATAGATCAGTCAGGCTTCTGACATCAAGAAACTTTGCAAAAGAGATCCAATTGATATGGGAAATGATCTTATTTCAGACTGCTTAAAACTTTAACCTCAGTGTAACATGAACACTTGCTGGAAAAGTGTTCTGCTAAAGGTACAATATCCCTGCTCCTTCAAttaaggaagagctctgtgtaagcttgaaagcttgtctctttcaccaacaaaagttagtccaataaaaattattacctcactcaccttgtccctTCACTTAGTCTGAGAGTGCTTCAAGCCTCACCTCTGCATCCTCCAAAAAGTCCTCCAGCAGAAACAGGGCAGATAAGActtgccattcctgatatttcgaaggttaaaaaaaacagaaaaattgttTTTGGAGCGGATTGGTAAGAAAATCCCTTTCAGGCTTCTTTCTTTATTGTTTGCACAAATATTAAATGTTGTTCCATTTTGAAGGTCACCTTATATTTTGACCTGCAACAGTACCATCTGTTTCACTTCATTTCTGCCAGTTCACTTCAGTACTGGTGCTCTTTGCTAGTCGTGACAAATCATGATGTAATTTTAGAACATGTaatttatccttatgaaaaacagcctcctaaaatattttcatataacTTCCACTTTTATTACGTGCAGGTTGCACAGGAATGGATACAAAACCagaaaacaagagagaaaaataGTTATCATTTGCACTTACAAAATTTCTGTGCTGACTTGAATCGAGCAGATTTTACAGGTGAGTATTTATGAAAACATCCAGTTTTCTGGGGAAATAGGCAAAAAATACAATGAATTGAATTAATGAATTAAAACTGAATGGTAGAAATAGGTGTAGGAGATGCACAAAGCTGAGTACTCAAATTTATGATGTGGTTACAGGTCAAGCCTGAAGCTTAGTTACAAATACAGTGATGAGCTTGGTATAAATGCATAGACAGAAAGGTACCTTATTGCCAATCTAGAGAAAACGTATAGTGCTAGTTGAATATGGCACAACTATTACTCCTAATTGTGTAGGAGCAGTTTGCATGTGACATCCAGAATGCCCAAATTTATAAGACTTTTCCATTGTTTATTTGAAAAGGGTACAAAATATGTGTTggtgaaaagtaccccttgcaagGAATTCATGCTTCAAAATTGCTCACTATGCGAAGctgttttctaaatattttaatatatcagATCTGACCCATTTAGAAAAGTTTGATGACAAATTTCCTGGAAAAGGAGATGGGATTGAAGTAGCTTTTTGGCTTATTTTGGTTTCATGTATCTGATCTGAGTTCAAGATTGGTAACCAGGAACTCTTGAGTTATAATCCTGCTTCTTGCATGGATTCCTTGAGCAGGTCACACACTGTAAAGTCTGCATTTCTGTAacttttaaccattttaaaactTAGATGCATATTTCAGAAGTGCCTGCAATAAATGAATAATGCAGTGGTTACCCAAATACGGCTGGCTGTGcctattttaatttttacattgttCCCGGTAGCATGCATTCGGGAAAGTGATCTGGCAAAACAGCTTCATCCAAAGGAGGACGACTTGATCTTTTTGGTGGtgcctgaaaaacaaaacacctttgcAGAAGAAAGCGAGATGGAGAGCCATCTAGTGTATCATGTTGGTTTTGTGACCCGCTTCTCCCGTGCATCACTCCGTGAAACAAGTAAGTAAAAGTTGTAGAGAGAAGTTATAGTATTAGTCCACTAGGATAGGAGCTGGTTCTTTTTGCATGATGACACCATATCCTTATATTCCCTCCAAAGTCATATTTCTCTAAATCCATTCTAATTGGTACATTTCTAacttattttatttgtgtttattATTTCCTTTTCACTGCTTGTCTTCAGTGGCTAGCTTAGCAAGAGTTTCTGCAACAAATCTATTGTCTAATCATCTGAATATAGAATTGAGAACCCTTTTAATCTCCAAACAAATATTTCTTGTAAAGGTTATAACAGTGCCACTGTTAGTATTTGATCAGACCTTTCATATTCATAGttccaaaattaaaatgttaccTTTATTTGGGCCTGTCCCTTAATTTAGAGTTTCCAAAGTGTTGTTAATTAATCAAGAATTAACAATTTGTCAATCAATaaccaataataaaaaaaaacagtgatttTGTTTAGTGAGGGGGGTTCCCTTGAGTCCGGGTTAGTTTAATAATAACAAACCTTGGATAAGTCAGCTTGATTGGATTTATTAACACTTAGTAAACACAGCACATACACTGAGAGAAATAGTTACCAACAGCGGTGAAAGACCTTTCCCTAAATTTCCCTGACAGCGTGCATTTCTCCTGATTTCTAAGGGCAATTATTTTTGCTCTTATCGTGTATCATTCTGGTCCTTATGTATTACCTCTTTTTGGTACAAACTTCTTATTTTGGATATTTCCAAGATTCCCCATAACATTGCAACTTTTGAACTGTCTCCACATCTGTTGGCTAGTCATTTTTTATGCCCTTTTTTAgacatttatttgttttgtgtCTTTCAGGTAGTACATTGATAAAATACCTCCGACAACCATTTTCAAAATATTCTAAGGGTTACTGCTCAGTAAAATTCCACTCTGTAAAGTTAGCTTCATCTTCCCTGTAAAACATCATGGGAGCCTTGCTCTCAGGCAAGCCTCAAAATCTTCCTTGGTCTAGCTGAAGTGTCATCAAAGCCTTTTACGGGTACCatctttttctattttaaaaaatttatggAGACCCCAGGAATCAAATCCTTATTCAGCAAAAGTGGGCCATATAATTAAGTGGCGATTTCCCTATCTCTTTTGAAACTCTGTTTATGGTTTTtatattccccctccctcaaggTCATGTGTTGCTGCTACCCTGGTAAAAATAGGACTCCCTTTATAACACCCAACACTGTTCCTTAGCTGGCTGAAAAGTTCAGTTATGTGTGGGAAATAAGTGTATAACAAGTTGAATGCACTTCTTTTACAGCACTTACTCCTGGGAAGTAATAGACCAAGAGTCTAATCCTCATGTGCCTCCCATATAGCTGACCTAGACATTGTTTCTTGGACCTAGCTGTAACACTCTTCAGTGTGTCGTGTGGTAAACTAGAAGTGGAGATCTGCTGTAATGGGTGTATAACATTTTTATATAAAGTTGGTGTAGCAGGGCACGCATTCACcagtgcagtgc contains:
- the SETX gene encoding probable helicase senataxin isoform X2 — translated: MSTCRWCTPGGSSTTQFLRTYASKTLSPEDRAAANDDLCYCLECVVEYHKARDELPGLLQEILWELETSRLIDHFEKSMKTDIEEDDELFIVDDNGETKLSGYTGPDFENNLRVPLLEILKYPYLLLHARISELCVEALCKMEQVNFSFQVFDKHPGIYLLLVHPNEVIRRWAILTARNLGKVDRDDYYDLQEVLTCLFKVIELGLFDSPDIYSSSMIEKGKLILLPSHLYDTTNYKNYWLGICMLLTVLEEQAMDSLLLGPDKQNDFMQSILHTMEKQTDDESIDPFWPALHCFMVILDQLGSKVWGQLIDPVQAFQTIINNVSYNNEIKNIRNSSRRTKSEPESNYEEEMVSCSQIVYNYNTEKPKKDTGWKTAICPDYCPNMYEDMQTLANVLQSDIGQDMRVHNSTFLWFIPFVQSLMDLKDLGVAYIVEVIHHLCSEIKGFLSERVQQCDKVSEFFILILVSVVELHRNKKCLHLLWISSQEWVEAVVKCANLPTIAFTRCSEKAPGNCPKVTSAISSQASNSVQHACVQLIRSLLREGYQLGQQTVCKQFLDKLNLLLRGNLPLGWQLKNREIQELQMCLKQVIRSIKDRSSNASIPVENSVICTNLSTIPIKQEKGTASDKCQMNIQHGDSLSPPFSLASGSDEACQESSSPRRRGIGEEEYREMSFNNRKLCVTAECLLTDIKKEPHDRLFQECEHPDSSGATKIHKNTHKNGNNYQVQGNQNKNNSLLKQCFNTSPQVSDFKSHAILERDETEVRMPECLSAQSCSSSHEDTHSSNGKDGNGSPNSCSKFKIDPNKITNLKTQVQNAGWTTKLLQLMKQSASNSEIDQQQSHSESLYTSKDGSRDQEANILSEGETSVNFNTSNGSENKQENSMNSTFQIKLLSLKQESNDTKADYSNSFKKEAGLEESESGDEDDNIPLATFKRYLKKKRSFSRRSSSLRKPLLNKDLNTEIPDQGQSNTGSLCPKRSDLKDQKVSMQRTDETSANFNIPSSSENKGEIPRNAPLISPPLIKHESTDRLLDFSRYYKEEGDSEEKINIEDNAEIASDLVKKKSGASPLTDSQIDRDLDKLSLAAYAKGVNFPVASSQEHSIHRCDIKRKVKGAVRSSTKGQSNESSSDTDCPNNEVIVISDSSSDEEKKLGIKKPVKKEVCVCPEKQPLTSGYVSDSANKKEQLKTHSSPLPCEEHNSQFFEFETEDDVFSVWQDSQINDEEVNQAQEQDSNLTSTSTPDSFELADRTNDWGYDTDYISDDVIEKAEEIVERQVDSLSHKKVSKTGTKSEAPFQEPAIKGNATAQSENFTQPDAVAKDHAKNTGLMEPRASTSSVSLASKLIIKKSTLSPGRSLAKSKMVRTALRSPRKMSLKTVQNKKLAQTSSRNTELRRSTPAVVPPKKVRQCPEPTLTVEKLGLKKAPRKAFELSQRSLDSLAELRSYGKAAGAVQTPQKQKTKLIAPQNLVIKHNRKMLACQDLQFLRQIRPTQVGRGKNQVGSSEDRSKKITKKSDPRHPIQQPVAFDPVSAAGTSEKQKERRAEQICYPSSNGGKKVRKSFSSEREEVQTTHMDKMTPHASKESNMKIEENNMAGPALQIESCFSSSLTGDYKNEPAEREYVVPLVSPSTPHFEGASLKESKPTLNENSDEDDLFLTQLDPVDMEMCSQMENIGDIIIASEKEPLDTKVDAAESLLQNEPLGILKCKCKDCTEQVEKAGEYCSKHSATSASDHLFIKPSLPPPKPEKPSTTKHFSSNSSSRSDILTKDFENNSKRSLPSKAKSKVVKSSVSKTGNPKAVSSENQIFKIPSFSSSLQSQSSSNVLRPQNMQTNSTSRFPNRSASGAHSGQERGLPSFPQANALVTQQRDHSIFVTEVLKWNYEMFVSLSQFGLPYNLQSIMVSVPVKFHGYNDYFNTFFPLMMLNAFETVAQEWIQNQKTREKNSYHLHLQNFCADLNRADFTACIRESDLAKQLHPKEDDLIFLVVPEKQNTFAEESEMESHLVYHVGFVTRFSRASLRETRQNEQHVVCHLSVQTRGNLSYYLNQPVKCVVVSSLVTTQRRFKGLLLLSRSPLAKPIINPSYADFCPRDLNLTSESSTSYMRDYNADQKKAIETAYAMVKEHPRLPRICLIHGPPGTGKSKTIVGLLYRILTERSGNENRAQNLNAKIKRNRILVCAPSNAAVDELMKKIILEFKEKCQDRKNPLGNCGDINLVRLGPEKSISIDVLKFSLDSQVSHRMNRGQPGRDQDIHRKKETLDCQLDSLSRQRAMDRCDKRQQSQRLDEEIARLSKERQQLTSQLKKVGGRPQEVQASIILESHIICCTLSTSGGFLLESAFRRQGLDPFSCVIVDEAGQSCEVETLIPLIHRCSKLVLVGDPKQLPPTVISMSILCFASGRKLKSMAMISL